Below is a window of Polyangiaceae bacterium DNA.
GCGCCCTCGCGCTCGAAAAGCCGGGCACAGGCACCGCACTCGAACACGTGGTCCTCGAGCCTCAGCGCCTCCTCTTCGGCGAGATCGCCCGCGAAATAGCAGCGCAGCGCTTCGATCGAGAGGCATGGGCTCATCCCTCAACGCTCCTTTCGAGACAGGCCCAGAGCTTCTCGATGGCGCGGTGGCGCAGCACACGCACGTTTCCCGCGGTCGTCCCGAGCTCGTCGGCGATGCGCGGGCCGGGCCAGTCTTCGCAGTAGGTCAGCAGGACCACGCTGCGCTCGCGCTCGGCGAGCCTGCTCAGGCAGTGCCCGAGCCGGACCGAGTCGAGGCTCGAGTCCGACAGCTCCACCATCGGCAGAGGCTCGGCGCCCAGCGCCCGGCGCACCCGCTCCTGGCGCGCCGCGGCTCGGTTCGCGTCCCAACTCAGGTGGCGGCAGGTGGAGAGCACGAAGGCTCCCAGCCGGGCGGGGTCGTCGATGCGGCCCGCCCGCATCGCCTCGATGACGCCCAGGAGCGCCTGCTGCGTCAGGTCCAGAACGGCGTCCGGGTCCCGCAGGTGGCGCTCGGCGTAGCGGCGGATGCGGGCCGCATAGCGCTGGCAGAAGGCCCGCTCCGCGGCGGCGCGCTCCTCGCCCGTCGCCACCCGGCGCACGAGCTCCGCGTCCTCGGCGGCGTCCGTCACACATGTCCTATTAGCAATGTGGGCCGCGGAGGGCGAGCGTTACACGGGTCGTTCGGTGTAACGCTGCGGCCTCCCACCCCACATGGGGAGGTGGAGGACACGAAATGGCAATCACGAATTCCGAGACCGGGACGCGCATCGACGAGGTGGCAGAGGGCGTTTTCCGCATCAGCACGCCGGTACCCCCTGCGGCGATGCCCGGTGGCTTCAGCTTCAACCAGTACCTGGTCGTGGACGACGAGCCGCTGCTCATGCACACCGGCATGAAGAAGCTGTTCCCACTGGTCCGCCAGGCCATCGAGACGGTGATGCCCGTGTCGAAATTGCGCTGGATCTCCTTCGGGCACATGGAAGCGGACGAGTGCGGCGCCATTGCCGAGCTCCTGGGGGTGGCCCCGCACGCGCGCCCGCTGTGCGGCCAGCTCCAGGCGATGTTGGCCGTCGGCGATCTGACGGATCGGGAGCCGCTGGTGCTGGCCAACGGCGCGCAGCACTCCCTCGGGAAGAAGCGCGTCACCTGGCTCGACGCGCCGCACGTGCCCCACGCCTGGGACAACGGTTTCCTGTTCGAGAGCGAGACGCGCACGCTGTTCTGCGGCGACCTCTTCACCCAACCTGGACATGACAACGTGCCGCTGAGCGAGGGCGACGTGCTCGGGCCGTCCGAGGCCATGCGCCGGCAAGCGGACTACTGGGCGCACGCGCCAGAGACCCGAACAGTCCTGGAGCGCCTGGCTGCGACCAAACCGCGCACGCTCGCCTGCATGCACGGGAGTGCGTGGCAGGGAGAGGGCGCCGCGCTGCTCGGCGCCCTCGCGGATGCGCTGACGCGTCCGTAGTCAGCGCGATCAGCGCCTTCCCGCGCCGAAGCCCCAGGGAGCGCCGTCGCCGCAGCGGTGCACGCGCAGGCGCGACAGCAATGCGACGGTGCTCGGGTCGGCGCCCCAAGCGGCGATGCGCACCTCGGCGCGCTTGCCGTAGAGCTCGGAAAGCGAGACGTCGCGGTAGCTCCGGGTGACGCCGGGGCCCACGTGGTCGCGGGACAAGCGCAGCGACACGTCGTCGCGGAAGAGCGCCACCTCGATGGCGGAGGGCGGCGTTCCGGCTCGCCCCTCGAGCCCGAGGTCGTAGGCCAGGCAGGTGCCTTCACGCACGTCGATGGGGATGCGCAGCTCGCTGGGGGGCCTGCCGAGCGGCGCCACCGACAGGCGTAGCGTGTCGCCGCGCGGATCGGCCTCGCCACGGAGCAGCGAGTAGCGCCGATCGTGCAGCGCTTGCACCAGGCTCTCGCCGCGGCAGGGGCCGACACGGGGGCGATACACCCGAGCGCGCGCGGTGGGCGCGCCGAGCGGCGAGGTGCCGAAACGCACCAACACCTCTCGACCCGCCCACGCGCCGAGCGGCAACTGGGCCGGCTTGGGAGCGACGCCGGCCGTCACCTCCCAGTCGAGCACTCGCGGCTTCTCCCAGTCGTCGATCACGTGGGCTTCGAAGCGGGCGCCGCCGGTGCCCGCCTCCACGCCGAGCTCGGCGTACACACACGAGTCCGCACAGGGGCGAACCGGCACGAACACCTCGACCAGCGGCTCGGCCGTCGGGTTCGGATCGAGCACGATGGCGTCCCCCTGCACGAGCGGCGCGATCCCGCGCGTGAACGCCCGCCCCTCGGCCACGAGCGGCGCGAGCTCGAGCTCGCCGGCGCAGGCGAGCGGCTCGGCCCGGGGCACCGGCGGCGGCGCGATCTCTTCGATGCGGTGCAGCGTGAAGCCCACGCTCGCGGGCGAGAGGGGCCGCGCGTCCGCGATGATCTCCAGCCGATCGGCCTCGCGCGCGCGCCGCGCCTCACGCCCGGCGGCCCAGCGCCACTCCGCGACCTCGGCGTGCAGCGGTACCACCGCGTGAGCCCGCGCCCCGACGCTCACGTCCGCGAGCACCATGACCTCGCCCAGTAGGGTCTCGCCGTCGAAGAAGGCGAGCTTCATCCACGGTGCGCCGCCGGCGAGCAGTCGCAGCGCCGGCACCTCCAGCGTGTACTCCAGGCGCAGCAGTCGGTCCCAGGGCACGCGGCGCCCGAACGCGTAAGCGAGCCGGCCCGGCACCGGAAGCTCGCGGCGCTGTCCGAGTCTCCGAAGCCGGCAGCTCGGGTCGCTCCGGATCGAACGGCGCCGCGCGCAGCCGCGATGCGAAGGTGGCGGGACCGAGGCGCTCGGCGGGCTCGTAGCGCAGGCTCTGCTCCAGGAAGTCGGCGCCGAAGGCGAAGCTCTGCCAGGGCGCCGGGAAGTCGAAGCTGGAGAGCTGGCGCACCGCGACGGGGCAGCGCTGGCGGGCGATGTCGGACGCAACCCGCTCCTTCATGGAGGGCGACCAGCGCAGTGCGGTCTCGGTGGGGCCGGGGACGTCGGCCAGCGCGTGCACCACGACGGCACGTTCGGGCAGCACCATGCACCCGGCGCGATGCTCGCGCGCGTAGCGCTCGATGCGCAGGAGATCGTGGTCGTAGCCGAGGCGGGTGGGAGCGCGCTCGGCAACGAGCTCCGCGACGCGGGCGAGCCCCGACGGCGCCCAAGCGGTCGGCACGTCGCGCCTTCTGCCGAACCAGCCCAGGGCGAAGACCGCGACGAGCAACGCCGACAGCCCGGCGAAGATCGGGCGGCGCGGCGCGAAATCGAGCGACACCACCGTGAGCGCGGCTGCCAGCGGCATCAGCGCGGCGTACACGTGCTCGGCGTCGGAGCGGATCACCGCCCTGCCCAGGAGCGGGAGCGCGCCGGCGAGCAGCACGCTCGCGGTGACGCTCCGGAACCGGCGAGAGAGCGTCAGCGCGAGGGTCGCGAGCCCGAGCCCGACGAAGGCGAGCACGGGTCCGACGGACAGCCCGTGGCCGCCCTCGACCATGATCACCACGTAGCCGCCGGTGATGCTGAGCCAGCCGGAGAGCGCTCGAAGGAAGCTGCCGCCCGCCAGAGCCCAGACCAGGGCCAACACGCCGAGCCCCAGCCCCACGCCGAGCAAGGCGCTCCTCAGTCGAGGCAGCGAAGCCTTGCCGCGGACCAGCGCTTCCACGCAGGCCATGGTCCCGAGCGACCCGAGGCCCAGGAGCCCGGTCTCGAACGAGAGCAGCGTGGCAGCGGGCACCAGCGCGCCTGCCCAGAGGGGCGCGCGGCTCGGCGATTCGGTCTCGCCGCGCGGCGCGTACAGGAGCACGATGGCGAAGGAGACGAGCGCACGGAACGAGCGCACGTCGTCGTGGAGCGCGAACAGCCCCAGCGCGCCGAAGGCGAGCAGGCGCTCTCGCCAGCGCTCGAAGCGCCAGCACGCGAGCGCCGCCGCCGCCGCCAGCGAAGCGAGCGGAAACACCACGTGCAATCCGCCGACGCTGGTGGCCGCCGTCGCGCGACCGCCCAGGCTTCCGAGGTACGCCAGGAGCTGCCAGAGCGGACCGATGGGGTAGTGGAAGTCGCGTCCGACCCACTCGCCGTGACTCGCACGCCAAGGCAAGCCGAGCTCCCAGCCGAAGTCGAAGGCGCGGTGGTCGAGCACCCGGGCGTCGAAGGCGTGGGCGCGCACGAGGGCGTTGGCGACGGTGGCGAGCACGAAATACGCCGCGACCAGCCCGAAACCGCCGCGGGCCCTGGACTCCGTCACGGCGCCTCCGGGCAGCGACCGAGCTCGGCCCGTTGCAGCACAAGTCCGGCTGTAACGCCCGTCTCGGGCACGCTCTTCAGCACCAGCTCGACGTCGCGCCCCTCCCAGTCGTGCAGGCCGATGGGGCCGATGGCCTGCGCGTCCTCGCGGACGCGGCGCTTGTCCACGCGGTGTGCGATCTCGTCCACGACGACGTAGGTCTCGACGGTGGCCGCGCCGCTGCCACGCGCCGAGAAGCAGGTGTCCTTGCTGATGCGGGCGCGGTAGCGGATCTCGCGCGTCTCGACCGGCAAGCGCACGTCTTGTCCGCTGAGCTCGAAGCTGCCGCTCACCTTGGCCCAGCCACCGCGGATGGCGTCCGCGATGGCGGTGCGCGCGCTGCAGCGACCGAGCTCCGCGCGGGACACGACGGCGTAGTCGTTCCGAGTGTCGGCGCCGTTCTTGGTGCCGAAGCGCAAGAGCGCGCTCCGGCCAGCCCAGGGCCAGAGCGCGACTTCCACCGGCAGGTGCGTCCCGGGGGCGACGCGCTCCGCGACCAGGCGCGGTCGCTCCGCGCGGTCGACCAGGTGGACCTCGAACTCGACGCCGTCGCCGCTGCCCGGCGCGGCGCGCACCTCGAGGTCAGCGAACAGGCAGCTGTCCTCGCAGGGCCGTACGTCGAAGAAGATCTCGGCTACGTGCAGCGGCGGCGGGTTTGGATGGAGCTCGAAGCCGCGTCCGGCCAGGCGCGGAGCGACGTTACGCGGCAGCGCCCGGCCGCGCTCCAGCTCCTGGGTGAAGTCCAGCTTCGGCGTGCACTCGGCCGCCGGTGCGCTGGGGGGCAGCGCCGGCGGCGAGAGGACCGAGACCGAGTGCACCAGGAGCTCCCCGTGCTCCGGTGAGAGTCGACCCTGACGCCGGAACCTGAGCCGCAGCGTGTCCGCGCTCACCTCGCGGAGCGGCGGTCTTCCGGCGATCCAGCGCCACTCGGCCGCGGCAGCGTCGGCGCTCGCCATGCTGTGCACGCGGCGGCCCACCGCGGCGTGGAAGAACTGCCGGTACTCGGAGACGGGAACGCCGGCCGCCTCGAAGCGGAACTCGATGCCCGGCAGCGCGCCGACCCAGCGCGCGTGCTCGGGCACTTCCAGCGTGTAGTCGAGCGCGACGAGCTGTTCGCCCCGAACCGGCGCTCCCAGCGGGATCGCGACCTCGCCCGGCGCGTCGAACGCCAGGCGCCGTCCCGTCGCCGGG
It encodes the following:
- a CDS encoding sigma-70 family RNA polymerase sigma factor, yielding MTDAAEDAELVRRVATGEERAAAERAFCQRYAARIRRYAERHLRDPDAVLDLTQQALLGVIEAMRAGRIDDPARLGAFVLSTCRHLSWDANRAAARQERVRRALGAEPLPMVELSDSSLDSVRLGHCLSRLAERERSVVLLTYCEDWPGPRIADELGTTAGNVRVLRHRAIEKLWACLERSVEG
- a CDS encoding MBL fold metallo-hydrolase, whose amino-acid sequence is MAITNSETGTRIDEVAEGVFRISTPVPPAAMPGGFSFNQYLVVDDEPLLMHTGMKKLFPLVRQAIETVMPVSKLRWISFGHMEADECGAIAELLGVAPHARPLCGQLQAMLAVGDLTDREPLVLANGAQHSLGKKRVTWLDAPHVPHAWDNGFLFESETRTLFCGDLFTQPGHDNVPLSEGDVLGPSEAMRRQADYWAHAPETRTVLERLAATKPRTLACMHGSAWQGEGAALLGALADALTRP